A window of the Verminephrobacter eiseniae EF01-2 genome harbors these coding sequences:
- the trhP gene encoding prephenate-dependent tRNA uridine(34) hydroxylase TrhP has translation MTTAPELLLPAGSLDKMRAAYDFGADAVYAGQPRYSLRARNNEFRLEQIRQGIDEAHARGKKFFVTSNLIAHNDKLRTYLRDIEPVIALRPDALIMADAGLIMMVKDKWPEVPVHLSVQANTTNSAAVKFWQRMGVQRIILSRELSLDEIGQIRQQCPDMELEVFVHGALCIAYSGRCLLSGYFNHRDPNQGTCTNACRWSYATHDADTDPNTGEARAQKMATDFHFAAAQQEAEQAFSTCGDGARHPAADKVYLLEEAGRPGQHMPIMEDEHGTYIMNSKDLRAVEHVARLAAMGVDSLKIEGRTKSLYYVARTAQVYRRAIDDAMAGRPFNPELLLELEGLSNRGYTGGLLERRPSQDYQNYLSGHSQTRRSQFVGAVRAWADGWAEIETKNHFQLGDRLEIIHPQGNRSIQLERMFNLAGEPITVAPGSPLRVRIPLDGPVDGALIARLV, from the coding sequence ATGACCACCGCCCCGGAACTGCTGCTGCCCGCTGGCTCGCTCGACAAGATGCGCGCCGCGTATGACTTTGGCGCCGACGCCGTGTACGCGGGCCAGCCGCGCTATTCGCTGCGCGCGCGCAACAACGAATTTCGCCTCGAACAAATCCGCCAGGGCATTGACGAGGCCCATGCCCGCGGCAAAAAGTTCTTCGTGACCAGCAACCTGATCGCGCACAACGACAAGCTGCGCACTTACCTGCGCGACATCGAGCCCGTGATAGCCCTGCGGCCGGACGCGCTGATCATGGCCGACGCGGGCCTGATCATGATGGTCAAGGACAAATGGCCCGAGGTGCCCGTGCACCTGTCGGTGCAGGCCAACACCACCAACTCGGCGGCCGTCAAGTTCTGGCAAAGGATGGGCGTGCAGCGCATCATCTTGTCGCGCGAACTGAGCCTGGACGAGATCGGGCAAATCCGCCAGCAATGCCCCGACATGGAGTTGGAAGTATTCGTGCACGGCGCACTGTGCATTGCGTATTCGGGCCGCTGCCTGCTCAGCGGCTACTTCAACCACCGCGACCCCAACCAAGGCACCTGCACCAACGCCTGCCGCTGGAGCTACGCCACCCACGACGCCGACACCGACCCGAATACCGGCGAGGCCCGCGCCCAAAAAATGGCCACCGACTTCCACTTCGCCGCCGCGCAGCAAGAGGCCGAGCAAGCATTTTCCACCTGCGGCGACGGCGCGCGCCACCCGGCCGCCGACAAGGTCTACCTGCTCGAAGAAGCCGGCCGCCCCGGCCAGCACATGCCGATCATGGAAGACGAGCACGGCACCTACATCATGAACAGCAAAGACCTGCGCGCCGTCGAACATGTGGCGCGCCTGGCCGCCATGGGCGTGGACTCGCTCAAGATCGAAGGCCGCACCAAAAGCCTGTACTACGTGGCCCGCACCGCGCAGGTCTACCGCCGCGCCATCGACGACGCCATGGCCGGGCGGCCCTTCAACCCCGAGCTGCTGCTCGAACTCGAGGGCTTGTCCAACCGCGGCTACACCGGCGGCCTGCTGGAGCGCCGGCCCAGCCAAGACTATCAAAACTACCTCAGCGGGCACTCGCAGACCCGGCGCAGCCAGTTCGTCGGCGCAGTGCGCGCCTGGGCCGATGGTTGGGCCGAGATCGAAACCAAAAACCACTTCCAGCTCGGCGACCGGCTGGAGATCATCCACCCCCAAGGCAACCGCAGCATTCAACTCGAACGCATGTTCAACCTCGCCGGCGAGCCCATCACCGTAGCCCCGGGCAGCCCGCTGCGCGTGCGCATCCCGCTCGACGGCCCGGTGGATGGGGCGCTGATTGCGCGGTTGGTCTGA
- a CDS encoding homocysteine S-methyltransferase family protein, giving the protein MQALHYTRAARLPDILAQRIVILDGAMGTMLQRLRLGEAQYRGAGYAGPDGAGERFKDFARDLKGNNELLSITRPDLISDIHEHYLAAGADLIETNTFGATRVAQEDYRMAPLAREMNLRSAQLARAACDKYSRPDKPRFVAGALGPTPKTASISPDVNDPGARNIDFEQLRAAYYEQTEALLEGGADILLVETIFDTLNAKAALFAIDECFEHSGERLPIIISGTVTDASGRILSGQTVTAFWHSVRHARPLAIGLNCALGATLMRPYIQELHRAARDCFISCYPNAGLPNPMSDTGFDETPQITSRLLHEFAAEGLVNILGGCCGTTPEHIGAIAKAVENQPARQRFYPAEA; this is encoded by the coding sequence ATGCAAGCCCTGCACTACACCCGCGCCGCCCGGCTGCCCGACATCCTGGCCCAACGCATCGTCATCCTCGACGGCGCGATGGGCACCATGCTCCAGCGATTGCGACTCGGTGAAGCGCAGTACCGTGGCGCAGGCTATGCCGGGCCTGACGGCGCGGGCGAGCGGTTCAAGGACTTTGCGCGCGACCTCAAGGGCAACAACGAACTGCTGAGCATCACCCGCCCCGACCTGATCAGCGACATCCACGAACACTATCTGGCCGCAGGCGCCGACCTGATCGAGACCAACACCTTCGGCGCCACCCGCGTGGCGCAAGAGGACTACCGGATGGCCCCGCTGGCGCGTGAGATGAACCTGCGCTCGGCCCAACTGGCGCGCGCCGCCTGCGACAAATACAGTCGCCCCGACAAGCCGCGCTTCGTTGCCGGCGCGCTCGGCCCCACGCCCAAGACTGCCAGCATCAGCCCCGACGTGAACGACCCCGGCGCCCGCAACATCGACTTCGAGCAACTGCGTGCCGCTTACTACGAGCAGACCGAAGCGCTGCTCGAAGGCGGCGCGGACATACTGCTGGTGGAAACCATTTTCGACACCCTCAACGCCAAGGCCGCACTGTTCGCCATCGACGAATGCTTCGAGCACAGCGGCGAGCGCCTGCCCATCATCATCAGCGGCACAGTCACCGACGCCTCGGGCCGCATCCTGTCGGGCCAGACCGTGACGGCCTTCTGGCACAGCGTACGCCATGCCCGCCCCCTGGCCATCGGCCTGAACTGCGCGCTGGGCGCCACGCTGATGCGCCCGTACATACAAGAGCTGCACCGGGCGGCACGAGACTGCTTCATCAGTTGCTACCCCAACGCCGGCCTGCCCAACCCCATGAGCGACACCGGCTTTGACGAAACACCGCAGATCACCAGCCGCCTGCTGCACGAATTCGCCGCCGAAGGACTGGTCAACATCCTGGGCGGCTGCTGCGGCACCACCCCCGAGCACATTGGCGCAATAGCCAAAGCCGTGGAAAATCAGCCCGCGCGCCAGCGCTTTTACCCGGCCGAGGCTTGA
- a CDS encoding LysR family transcriptional regulator, translating into MKLHLLRYFAVLAEELHFGHAAERLAITQPPLSSGIKALEDKLGVRLFERSSKHVALTAAGQAYLAEVRVVLEHVARAGETARCVAAGLRGRLDIGFAGSMVYRDMPGIVRAFGQRAPGIEVNLREMSSGEQLEALRHRQLHAGFINTGAVPEPLCSLPLAPDHFVCCLPEDHALAGAASVDLRALAAETFVMFSRTVAPANHDNVIALFQRAGIHPRILHATRQWLTVLTLVALRMGVALVPACMAQAAVTGVRLLPIATLRHPCVGVLAWHQDAVTPALRGFLDVAAAHRP; encoded by the coding sequence ATGAAGCTGCATCTGCTGCGCTATTTCGCCGTGCTCGCCGAGGAACTGCACTTCGGCCACGCGGCCGAACGGCTGGCCATCACGCAGCCGCCGCTGTCCTCGGGCATCAAGGCGCTGGAGGACAAACTGGGCGTGCGCCTGTTCGAGCGCAGCAGCAAGCATGTGGCACTGACGGCCGCCGGCCAAGCCTATCTGGCCGAGGTGCGCGTGGTGCTCGAACATGTCGCGCGCGCCGGCGAGACCGCCCGCTGCGTGGCCGCCGGGCTGCGCGGGCGGCTGGACATCGGCTTTGCCGGCTCCATGGTCTACCGCGACATGCCAGGCATCGTGCGCGCCTTTGGCCAGCGGGCGCCGGGCATCGAGGTCAACCTGCGCGAAATGTCCTCGGGCGAGCAGTTGGAAGCGCTGCGCCACCGGCAACTGCACGCCGGCTTCATCAACACCGGCGCGGTGCCCGAGCCGCTGTGCAGCCTGCCCTTGGCGCCGGACCACTTCGTCTGCTGCCTGCCCGAGGACCACGCGCTGGCGGGCGCGGCCAGCGTCGATCTGCGGGCCTTGGCCGCCGAGACCTTCGTGATGTTCTCGCGCACGGTCGCACCCGCCAACCACGACAACGTGATCGCCCTGTTCCAGCGCGCCGGCATCCACCCGCGCATATTGCATGCGACGCGCCAGTGGCTCACCGTGCTGACCTTGGTGGCGCTGCGCATGGGCGTGGCGCTGGTGCCCGCCTGCATGGCGCAGGCCGCCGTCACCGGCGTGCGCTTGCTGCCGATCGCCACGCTGCGGCACCCCTGCGTGGGCGTGCTGGCCTGGCACCAGGATGCGGTCACGCCGGCGCTGCGGGGCTTTCTGGATGTGGCTGCGGCCCACAGGCCCTGA
- a CDS encoding acyl-CoA dehydrogenase family protein, which yields MHFALSPEQEQICAAIGRVCAPFDADYWLRRDREGGFPEDFHRALADAGWLGIAMPEAYGGAGLGIGEAALMMHTIAATGAGLSGASAVHMNIFGLHPVVVFGTDAQKARWLPALIQGRDKACFGVTEPDTGLNTLKLKTRAVRQGDHYLVHGQKLWISTAQVANKILLLARTTPVEECSGTQGLSLFYTDMDRSTMEVREIEKLGRKCVDSNQVFIDGLRIPEQDLVGQEGQGFGYILHGLNPERILIASEAVGLGRAALARATGYASEREVFGRPIGQNQGIQHPLAQSWMELEAAHLMVHKAAWLYDQHRPCGAEANAAKYLAAEACYHACERAIFTHGGMGYAKEYHVERYLRESWIPRLAPVSPQLILCFIAEKVLGLPKSY from the coding sequence ATGCACTTTGCCCTCAGCCCCGAGCAGGAACAGATCTGCGCCGCCATCGGGCGCGTCTGCGCCCCCTTTGATGCCGACTACTGGCTGCGCCGCGACCGCGAAGGCGGTTTCCCCGAGGACTTCCACCGCGCGCTGGCCGACGCGGGCTGGCTGGGCATCGCCATGCCCGAAGCCTATGGCGGCGCGGGCCTGGGCATCGGCGAGGCCGCGCTGATGATGCACACCATCGCCGCCACGGGCGCGGGCCTGTCGGGGGCTTCGGCGGTGCACATGAACATCTTCGGCCTGCATCCGGTGGTGGTGTTCGGCACCGACGCGCAAAAGGCCCGCTGGCTGCCCGCGCTGATCCAGGGGCGCGACAAGGCTTGCTTTGGCGTGACCGAGCCCGACACCGGCCTGAACACCTTGAAGCTCAAGACCCGCGCCGTGCGCCAGGGCGACCACTATCTGGTGCATGGCCAAAAGCTGTGGATCAGCACCGCGCAGGTGGCCAACAAGATATTGCTGCTGGCGCGCACCACGCCGGTGGAAGAATGCAGCGGCACGCAGGGCCTGAGCCTGTTCTACACGGACATGGACCGCAGCACCATGGAGGTGCGCGAGATCGAAAAGCTCGGCCGCAAATGCGTGGACTCCAACCAGGTCTTCATCGACGGGTTGCGCATCCCCGAGCAAGACCTGGTGGGCCAGGAGGGCCAGGGCTTTGGCTACATCCTGCACGGCCTGAACCCCGAGCGCATCCTGATCGCCAGCGAGGCCGTGGGCCTGGGCCGCGCCGCGCTCGCGCGCGCCACCGGCTATGCCAGCGAGCGCGAGGTGTTTGGCCGCCCCATCGGGCAGAACCAGGGCATACAGCACCCGCTGGCCCAGTCCTGGATGGAGCTCGAAGCCGCCCACCTGATGGTGCACAAGGCCGCCTGGCTCTACGACCAGCACCGGCCCTGCGGCGCTGAAGCCAACGCCGCCAAATACCTTGCCGCCGAAGCCTGCTACCACGCCTGCGAACGCGCCATCTTCACGCATGGCGGCATGGGCTACGCCAAGGAATACCATGTCGAGCGCTACCTGCGCGAATCATGGATCCCGCGCCTTGCGCCGGTCAGCCCGCAACTGATCCTGTGCTTCATCGCCGAGAAGGTGCTGGGGCTGCCGAAGTCCTACTGA
- a CDS encoding Bug family tripartite tricarboxylate transporter substrate binding protein codes for MQQIIRSTLLACGWAAASLCALAQQPYPGAPITLIVPFAAGSGTDAVARMLGQRLAERLQQPVLVDNKPGANAQIAAQIVAKARPDGYTLFMTTNTSHSANPALYRQLKYDPIKDFTPVARVGELPFALVVHPSVPAQSLAELIDHARANPGKLSYATPNSTSLVALESIKRIADLDIVGIPYKSSPQAMTDLVSGQVQVYVVDLGSGRSMLASDKLRTLGITTARPSALLPGVPPIGLTVKGFDLTSWNGIFGPAGMPPAVVSRLHTELQAVLADPSTQDKLAQIGFQVWPSKSPEEFARYVADQLTHWRRLIEQAGIRPE; via the coding sequence ATGCAGCAGATCATTCGCTCCACATTGCTGGCATGTGGCTGGGCGGCGGCCAGCCTGTGCGCGCTGGCGCAGCAGCCCTATCCTGGCGCGCCGATCACGCTGATCGTGCCGTTCGCGGCCGGCAGCGGCACGGATGCAGTGGCGCGCATGCTCGGCCAGAGGCTGGCCGAGCGGCTCCAGCAGCCGGTGCTGGTGGACAACAAGCCCGGTGCCAATGCGCAGATAGCGGCGCAGATCGTCGCCAAGGCCCGGCCCGACGGCTACACGCTGTTCATGACCACCAACACCTCGCACTCGGCCAATCCGGCGCTCTACCGCCAGCTCAAGTACGACCCCATCAAGGACTTCACGCCGGTGGCGCGGGTCGGCGAGCTGCCTTTTGCGCTGGTCGTGCACCCCTCGGTGCCGGCCCAATCGCTGGCCGAGCTTATCGACCATGCGCGCGCCAACCCCGGCAAGCTCAGCTATGCCACGCCCAACAGCACCTCGTTGGTGGCGCTGGAGAGCATCAAGCGCATTGCCGACCTGGACATCGTCGGCATTCCCTACAAGTCCAGCCCGCAGGCCATGACCGACCTGGTGAGCGGGCAGGTGCAGGTGTATGTGGTGGATCTGGGGTCGGGCCGCAGCATGCTCGCCAGCGACAAGTTGCGCACGCTGGGCATCACCACGGCCCGCCCGTCGGCATTGCTGCCCGGCGTGCCGCCGATAGGGTTGACCGTCAAGGGCTTCGATCTGACCTCGTGGAATGGCATCTTCGGGCCAGCCGGTATGCCGCCGGCCGTCGTCAGCCGCCTGCATACCGAGTTGCAGGCCGTGCTGGCCGACCCGTCGACGCAAGACAAACTGGCGCAGATCGGCTTTCAGGTCTGGCCCAGCAAAAGCCCCGAGGAGTTCGCCCGCTATGTGGCTGACCAACTCACGCACTGGCGCCGGCTGATCGAGCAGGCCGGCATCCGGCCAGAATGA
- the dapA gene encoding 4-hydroxy-tetrahydrodipicolinate synthase, protein MSSSCVTGSIVALITPMHEDGSVDYASLRKLIDWHIAEGTDCIGVVGTTGESPTVNVQEHCEIIRVAVQQAAKRVPIMAGCGANSTAEAIELARFAKTVGASSQLQVVPYYNKPTQEGQYQHFKAIAEATGDLPIVLYNVPGRTVADMQHDTVLRLAQVPGVIGIKEATGNIERAQWLIRDLPKGFAVCSGDDPTAVALMLCGGHGCISVTANVAPRLVHELCVAALAGNVQRAMQIQFQLLPLHKNLLVEANPIPVKWAMARMGLCGGRLRLPMTPLSGGNEAVLESALRASGLI, encoded by the coding sequence ATGAGCTCTTCCTGCGTCACCGGCAGCATCGTTGCCCTCATCACCCCCATGCACGAGGACGGTAGCGTGGACTACGCCAGCCTGCGCAAACTGATCGACTGGCATATCGCCGAAGGCACCGACTGCATCGGCGTGGTCGGCACCACGGGCGAATCGCCCACGGTCAATGTGCAGGAGCATTGCGAAATCATTCGCGTGGCCGTGCAGCAGGCGGCCAAGCGCGTGCCCATCATGGCCGGCTGCGGCGCCAACTCGACCGCCGAAGCCATTGAACTGGCCCGGTTCGCCAAAACGGTGGGCGCCAGCAGCCAATTGCAAGTGGTGCCCTACTACAACAAGCCCACGCAAGAAGGCCAATACCAGCATTTCAAAGCCATCGCCGAAGCCACGGGCGACCTGCCCATCGTGCTGTACAACGTGCCCGGCCGCACGGTGGCCGACATGCAGCACGACACCGTGCTGCGCTTGGCGCAGGTGCCCGGCGTGATCGGCATCAAGGAGGCCACCGGCAATATCGAGCGCGCCCAATGGCTGATCCGCGACCTGCCCAAGGGCTTTGCCGTCTGCTCGGGCGACGACCCGACGGCGGTGGCCCTGATGCTGTGCGGCGGGCATGGCTGCATCAGCGTCACGGCCAATGTGGCGCCGCGCCTGGTGCACGAGTTGTGCGTGGCAGCGCTGGCCGGCAATGTGCAGCGTGCGATGCAGATCCAGTTTCAACTGCTGCCGCTGCACAAGAACCTGCTCGTCGAAGCCAACCCGATCCCGGTCAAATGGGCCATGGCCCGCATGGGCCTGTGCGGTGGCCGCCTGCGCCTGCCGATGACGCCGCTGTCCGGCGGCAACGAGGCGGTGCTCGAATCCGCGCTGCGCGCCAGCGGCCTGATCTGA
- the bamC gene encoding outer membrane protein assembly factor BamC, which translates to MKAATTRPGLLALALALSACSVFDGDKIDYKSATKGSTLEVPPDLTQLPNDSRYTVAGGAVSATALQAGQAAQPAGTVNAAALALGDVRIERDGQKRWLVVRRPADQLWEPVRDFWQANGFTLAQADANVGIMETDWAENRAKLPQDFIRSTLGKLLESLYSTGERDKFRTRLERRADNGTEIYITHRGLIEVYGSASKDSTVWQPRPSDPELETEFLRRLMVKLGISQEQSRAIAATSDAAPRAPSARMATVDQTPVVQLDEGFDRAWRLVGLALDRTGFTVEDRNRAEGTYFVRYVAPGTDKKEPGFFSKLFGAPSATPPLKYRIVVRSQGEASTVSVLDATGAPEASANAERIVRVLADEMK; encoded by the coding sequence GTGAAAGCTGCTACCACCCGACCGGGCCTGCTGGCTCTGGCCTTGGCCCTGTCCGCCTGCTCCGTCTTCGATGGCGACAAGATCGACTACAAAAGCGCCACCAAAGGCTCGACCCTGGAAGTTCCGCCAGACCTGACCCAGTTGCCGAACGACTCGCGCTACACCGTGGCAGGCGGCGCCGTATCGGCCACCGCCTTGCAGGCCGGCCAGGCGGCGCAGCCTGCGGGCACGGTCAACGCCGCAGCGCTGGCACTGGGCGATGTGCGCATCGAGCGCGACGGCCAGAAACGCTGGCTGGTGGTCCGCCGCCCCGCTGACCAGCTCTGGGAGCCGGTGCGTGATTTCTGGCAAGCCAACGGCTTCACGCTGGCGCAGGCCGATGCCAATGTCGGAATCATGGAGACCGATTGGGCAGAAAACCGCGCCAAGCTGCCCCAGGACTTCATCCGCTCGACGCTGGGCAAACTGCTCGAATCGCTGTACTCGACCGGTGAGCGCGACAAGTTCCGCACCCGCCTGGAACGCCGCGCCGACAATGGCACGGAGATCTACATCACCCACCGCGGCTTGATCGAGGTGTACGGCTCGGCCTCCAAGGACAGCACGGTGTGGCAGCCGCGCCCGTCAGATCCGGAACTGGAAACCGAGTTTCTGCGCCGCCTGATGGTCAAACTCGGCATCAGCCAGGAACAATCCCGGGCCATCGCCGCCACCTCCGATGCCGCCCCACGCGCACCCTCTGCGCGCATGGCCACGGTCGATCAGACGCCCGTGGTTCAGCTCGACGAGGGCTTCGACCGCGCATGGCGTCTGGTGGGACTGGCGCTGGACCGCACGGGCTTTACCGTGGAAGACCGCAATCGCGCCGAAGGCACCTACTTCGTGCGCTACGTCGCTCCCGGCACCGACAAGAAAGAACCCGGCTTCTTCAGCAAGCTGTTTGGCGCGCCCAGCGCAACGCCGCCCCTGAAATACCGCATCGTCGTGCGCAGCCAGGGCGAGGCGAGCACGGTATCGGTGCTCGATGCCACCGGCGCGCCCGAAGCGTCGGCCAACGCCGAGCGCATCGTGCGCGTGCTGGCGGACGAAATGAAGTGA
- a CDS encoding M20 family metallopeptidase, producing the protein MNAPVPRQVLQPELALERISQVWDDDIIGQLEDYIAIPAKSPMFAPDWAEQGLLDTVVRNAATWVEAQRVQGLRLEILRLEGRTPVLFFEIAATQPGATDSVLMYGHLDKQPEFSGWRSDLGPWTPKYEDGKLYGRGAADDGYAVYASIAAVQELKRQNLPHPRIVGLIETCEESGSRDLLPCIAALRARIGAVGLVVCLDSGAGNYEQLWLTTSLRGMASGTLKVEILSEGVHSGDASGLVPSSLRIMRQVLDRLEDSATGRLLPASFHCEVPAERIAQARATADILGAEVYQRFPWAHYDCGGATRFALPTTTDPLQALLKRTWEPTLSVTGAEGFPALQDAGNVLRPYTAFKLSLRLPPLVDAALAVQKLKALLEDNAPYQAKVTFESGGGATGWNAPATAPWFEQAITQASQAHFGAPCGYVGQGGTIPVMNMLSQSLPKAQMMVCGVLGPKSNAHGPNEFLHLPYAKRLTASVAQVIAAMAQQATTPASPPATAG; encoded by the coding sequence ATGAACGCCCCTGTCCCGCGCCAAGTCCTCCAGCCTGAACTCGCATTGGAGCGGATCAGCCAAGTCTGGGATGACGACATCATTGGCCAACTCGAGGACTACATTGCCATCCCCGCCAAATCCCCGATGTTTGCGCCCGACTGGGCCGAGCAGGGGCTGCTCGACACCGTGGTGCGCAACGCCGCCACCTGGGTCGAGGCGCAGCGGGTGCAAGGTTTGCGGCTGGAAATCCTGCGCCTCGAAGGCCGCACACCGGTGCTGTTCTTCGAGATAGCGGCGACGCAACCCGGGGCCACCGACAGCGTGCTGATGTACGGCCATCTGGACAAGCAGCCGGAGTTCTCGGGCTGGCGCAGCGACCTCGGCCCCTGGACGCCCAAATACGAAGACGGCAAACTCTACGGCCGCGGCGCCGCAGACGACGGCTACGCGGTCTACGCCAGCATTGCCGCAGTGCAGGAACTCAAGCGCCAGAACCTGCCGCACCCGCGCATCGTGGGCTTGATCGAGACCTGCGAAGAAAGCGGCTCGCGTGACCTGCTGCCCTGCATTGCCGCGCTGCGCGCGCGCATCGGCGCGGTGGGCCTGGTGGTGTGCCTGGACTCCGGCGCCGGCAACTACGAGCAACTGTGGCTGACCACCAGCCTGCGCGGCATGGCCAGCGGCACGCTCAAGGTCGAGATACTCAGCGAAGGCGTGCATTCGGGCGACGCCTCGGGTCTGGTGCCCTCGTCGTTGCGCATCATGCGCCAAGTGCTCGACCGCCTCGAAGACAGCGCCACCGGCCGCCTGCTGCCGGCCAGTTTCCACTGCGAAGTACCCGCCGAGCGCATCGCACAGGCCCGCGCCACGGCCGACATCCTGGGCGCAGAGGTCTACCAGCGCTTCCCCTGGGCGCACTACGACTGCGGCGGCGCCACCCGCTTTGCGCTGCCCACCACTACCGACCCGCTGCAAGCGCTGCTCAAGCGCACCTGGGAGCCTACATTGAGCGTGACCGGGGCCGAGGGTTTTCCGGCCTTGCAGGACGCGGGCAACGTGCTGCGCCCCTACACCGCCTTCAAGCTCAGCCTGCGTCTGCCCCCGCTGGTGGACGCCGCCCTGGCCGTGCAGAAACTCAAGGCGCTGCTGGAAGACAACGCGCCCTACCAGGCCAAGGTCACCTTCGAGAGCGGCGGCGGCGCCACCGGCTGGAACGCCCCGGCCACCGCGCCCTGGTTCGAGCAGGCCATCACCCAAGCCTCGCAGGCCCACTTTGGCGCGCCCTGCGGCTATGTCGGTCAAGGCGGCACCATCCCGGTGATGAACATGCTCAGCCAAAGCCTGCCCAAGGCCCAGATGATGGTCTGCGGCGTGCTCGGCCCCAAGAGCAATGCGCACGGCCCCAACGAATTCCTGCACCTGCCCTACGCCAAGCGCCTCACGGCCTCGGTGGCGCAGGTGATTGCCGCGATGGCGCAGCAGGCCACCACACCCGCCAGCCCGCCGGCCACGGCAGGCTGA
- a CDS encoding L-lactate permease, which translates to MTSLMLQMLPIGVVVAWILILRRPPVQAAFAGVALVFLLWILGAAAPLSTATTAAIFKDTSILFFSTACVIVPGLAFVMLVERGGAPQAIGAWVKELGWTPAAQIIFIVLGLAPLLESMTGFGVSLIATVPLLIGLFTRQSGMKIALAGMVIMPWGTLGLATLVGALLAHLPAGTLGSHSALISAPVFFCLAAIALWQAGIRTVAPWLGLVVMTALFVTVLYCINQWIGPEVSGVLAGLAVACVGLAVSLSHRKRLVRWPDAAWPYLALLGIIVVSRGVFVLTGWDALWIVKGEHTSWKPLASPGLALLMSSILISIRQAATAGFPWQALFKRAKFPVTTIFLFLLLSQVMVNAGFLVEAQRILQSLSGVSLVPTIALLAGIAGYVTGSNVGGNTLVMPSIAALTTGHGPWLAAMVNSAAGHGALGSLSILSLITGLAAANRQEENHLIRFAFGLVLLNIVIVAAAGVCVLYIGAVPGNGK; encoded by the coding sequence ATGACATCACTCATGCTTCAAATGCTGCCAATCGGTGTCGTGGTCGCATGGATTCTCATTTTGCGCAGGCCACCGGTACAAGCCGCATTCGCGGGCGTCGCCCTTGTCTTTTTGCTGTGGATATTGGGCGCCGCAGCCCCCCTGTCCACTGCAACCACGGCAGCCATCTTCAAAGACACAAGCATTTTGTTTTTCAGCACCGCCTGCGTCATTGTGCCGGGCCTGGCCTTTGTCATGTTGGTCGAGCGCGGTGGCGCACCACAGGCCATTGGCGCCTGGGTCAAGGAACTCGGCTGGACTCCAGCGGCGCAAATCATCTTTATCGTTCTGGGTTTGGCACCGCTGCTCGAGTCGATGACAGGCTTCGGTGTTTCCCTCATCGCTACCGTTCCATTATTGATCGGGCTGTTCACTCGCCAATCCGGTATGAAAATCGCCTTGGCGGGCATGGTCATCATGCCGTGGGGAACCCTTGGTCTTGCCACATTGGTTGGCGCATTATTGGCTCATTTGCCTGCCGGAACACTCGGCAGCCATTCGGCGCTGATCAGCGCACCGGTTTTCTTCTGCCTTGCAGCCATCGCGTTGTGGCAAGCAGGAATACGCACCGTGGCGCCGTGGCTCGGGCTCGTTGTGATGACGGCGCTTTTCGTCACGGTGCTCTACTGCATCAATCAGTGGATAGGGCCGGAAGTTTCAGGCGTTCTTGCGGGGCTTGCCGTTGCGTGCGTGGGGCTGGCTGTCTCGTTGTCCCATCGCAAAAGGCTTGTGCGCTGGCCGGACGCTGCCTGGCCTTACCTCGCCTTGCTTGGCATCATCGTCGTGTCGCGGGGAGTATTTGTTTTGACGGGCTGGGATGCTCTTTGGATTGTCAAAGGAGAGCATACTTCGTGGAAACCTCTGGCATCCCCTGGACTTGCACTGCTGATGAGCAGCATCCTGATATCGATCAGGCAAGCTGCCACAGCGGGCTTTCCATGGCAGGCGCTGTTCAAGCGCGCCAAGTTTCCTGTCACTACGATCTTCCTTTTCCTGCTGCTTTCCCAAGTCATGGTCAACGCGGGATTTCTGGTCGAGGCTCAACGCATACTGCAATCGCTGTCCGGCGTTTCCCTGGTTCCGACGATAGCGTTGCTGGCAGGCATTGCAGGCTATGTCACGGGGTCCAACGTGGGCGGCAACACCTTGGTCATGCCGTCTATCGCCGCACTGACAACCGGCCACGGCCCTTGGCTTGCCGCAATGGTCAATAGTGCAGCGGGGCATGGAGCTCTCGGATCGTTGTCGATTCTTTCTCTCATCACCGGGCTTGCGGCAGCCAATCGGCAAGAAGAAAACCATTTGATTCGATTTGCCTTTGGCCTCGTTCTCCTCAATATCGTCATCGTCGCCGCAGCCGGCGTTTGCGTACTTTATATTGGGGCCGTTCCAGGGAACGGAAAATAA